One stretch of Glycine soja cultivar W05 chromosome 7, ASM419377v2, whole genome shotgun sequence DNA includes these proteins:
- the LOC114419488 gene encoding anaphase-promoting complex subunit 4: protein METDESSRVIPFQLQFDKPLASQIKIAEWNPEKDLLAMVTDDSKILLHRFNWQRLWTITPGRCITSLCWRPDGKAIAVGLDDGTLSLHDVENGKLLRSLKSHCAAIICLNWEEESQLITDDFGHTSKYEDRTSRFFPPAPRVPRMPGLVSGDNGFMDDSEDSFQELSNSSHQRFNILCSADKDGNICFSIFGIFPIGKVNIHNLTFPTFCDGSEMSNGVSNALIHKVALSKDLCRLIVTCSGDLVKVGDDLGEIQMVGNNEHGLHCLALNTAIFWNRKNELHQVAQQASNIEDLTEVVRTSLSVMCRQWSDAMNTFQEKFRSLSTLIINHGLDSSPQEEFLSLLGGARTSPPVHQFLVNTLGEVGVKRISKVLSGAGKELQRIVLDHLQPAVEVIGFRIGELRGLSRWRARYHGIGLDESLINNATEKAGMLLVQVERFMRVLSSVVQQYSNFFNWLLKCIKLLMSEPSDQLLPYNSELVIVFLKFLYEQDPVKQLLEVSETEYEVELDLETMQRVRELVQFGGFADTEYLRRTLAKEFQLMELSFKEAFEMPFTTISRKILCEDILPLFPLPSLPKSSSSMWIPTSVSYYEDPSRASVPPYSCQNQFIDYISFQVPDECFSDIVNCICIVRGFMHDSDCLKKGYSSLEAVLLCVPVDYQCVDLSLYKDSQIVLLLNKATNTSESAGDGCMMILQVSDLPYVSMSRSACIDVWRLPELKDSVAYLNIGDEKSRTIRHSVIAPLAVSASRGVACVFAATKRALVYILEEDEDEVSDVE, encoded by the exons ATGGAAACCGACGAATCCTCTCGCGTGATTCCCTTTCAGCTTCAATTCGATAAACCCCTCGCTTCtcag ATCAAAATTGCGGAGTGGAATCCCGAGAAGGACTTGCTCGCCATGGTGACTGACGATTCTAAGATCTTGCTCCATCGTTTCAATTGGCAACGCTTGTGGACCATTACTCCAG gAAGATGCATAACATCTTTGTGTTGGCGTCCTGATGGAAAAGCAATTGCTGTTGGGCTTGATGACGGGACATTGTCACTGCATGATGTTGAG AATGGAAAGCTATTAAGAAGCTTAAAATCACATTGCGCTGCCATTATATGTCTCAACTGGGAGGAGGAGAGTCAGCTAATTACA gatgaCTTTGGTCACACTTCCAAATATGAAGATAGAACCTCTCGTTTCTTTCCTCCTGCTCCAAGAGTTCCTCGGATGCCTGGATTGGTATCTGGGGATAATGGCTTCATGGATGATAGCGAAGATTCATTTCAGGAGCTGTCAAATTCTTCTCACCAACGATTCAACATCCTATGCAGTGCAGATAAAGATGGAAACATTTGTTTTAGTATATTTGGCATCTTCCCTATAGGGAAAGTT AACATACACAACCTCACTTTTCCTACTTTCTGTGATGGTTCAGAAATGAGTAATGGAGTTTCAAATGCTTTGATACACAAG GTTGCTTTATCAAAAGATCTTTGTCGTTTGATAGTCACATGCTCAGGAGACCTTGTTAAAGTTGGTGATGACTtgggagaaattcaaatggttgggAACAATGAGCATGGTCTGCATTGCTTAGCACTGAACACAGCTATATTTTGGAATAG GAAAAATGAGCTTCACCAGGTAGCTCAACAAGCTTCTAACATAGAGGATTTGACTGAGGTTGTTCGGACATCATTATCAGTTATGTGTAGGCAATGGTCTGATGCCATGAACACATTTCAGGAGAAGTTCAGATCTTTGTCTACTCTGATTATAAATCATG GACTTGATTCGTCACCTCAAGAGGAGTTTCTGAGCCTTTTGGGTGGTGCAAGGACTAGCCCACCAGTTCATCAATTTCTCGTTAACACTCTTGGAGAAGTG GGTGTTAAGCGTATTTCAAAGGTTCTCTCCGGTGCAGGCAAAGAACTTCAACGTATTGTCTTGGACCACCTCCAG CCTGCTGTAGAAGTGATTGGATTCAGAATAGGAGAACTAAGAGGGCTTTCAAGATGGCGTGCACGCTATCACGGCATTGGCTTGGATGAGTCACTTATTAACAATGCAACAGAAAAGGCTGGTATGCTACTTGTACAAGTTGAACGATTTATGAGGGTTCTTTCATCTGTTGTGCAGCAG TACTCAAACTTCTTCAACTGGCTATTGAAGTGTATAAAATTACTCATGTCAGAACCAAGTGACCAGCTTCTACCATATAACAG TGAACTTGTTATTGTATTCCTGAAGTTTCTCTATGAACAAGATCCAGTTAAACAATTGCTGGAAGTATCAGAAACAGAATATGAAGTTGAACTTGATTT GGAAACAATGCAGAGAGTTAGAGAATTAGTTCAGTTTGGGGGATTTGCTGACACTGAATATCTAAGGAGAACATTGGCTAAAGAATTTCAGCTGATGGAATTAAG CTTTAAAGAGGCTTTTGAAATGCCTTTTACCACAATATCAAGAAAGATACTTTGTGAGGATATACTACCTCTGTTTCCTCTTCCATCTTTGCCAAAATCATCTTCTTCCATGTGGATTCCCACTTCAGTATCATATTATGAG GATCCCTCTAGAGCTTCTGTGCCACCTTACTCTTGTCAAAACCAGTTTATTGATTACATATCTTTCCAAGTACCTGATGAGTGTTTCTCAGATATTGTAAATTGTATATGCATAGTCAGAGGATTCATGCATGACTCAGACTGTCTAAAGAAGGGGTATAGTTCTTTGGAAGCTGTACTGTTATGTGTTCCTGTTGATTATCAATGTGTGGATCTGTCTTTGTACAAG GATAGTCAAATCGTCCTGTTACTAAACAAAGCTACTAATACATCAGAAAGTGCTGGAGATGGTTGTATGATGATTCTGCAAGTAAGTGATCTACCATATGTCTCTATGTCAAGATCTGCTTGTATAGATGTTTGGAGGTTACCAGAACTAAAG GATTCTGTCGCTTACCTGAATATTGGGGATGAGAAATCTCGCACCATTCGTCATTCTGTAATTGCTCCCTTGGCAGTTAGTG CATCAAGAGGCGTGGCTTGTGTATTTGCTGCAACAAAGCGTGCTCTAGTCTACATtttggaggaagatgaagatgagGTCTCGGATGTAGAATAg
- the LOC114419487 gene encoding bifunctional riboflavin kinase/FMN phosphatase, giving the protein MSVAKKLIRCVILDLDGTLLNTDGIVGNVLKVMLGKYGKEWDGREAQKIIGTTPFEAAAAVVQDYQLPCSAIEFLSEISPLFSDQWCNIKALPGANRLVKHLKSHGVPMALASNSPRESIEAKISYHDGWKNSFSVIIGGDEVRTGKPSPEIFLEAARRLNMEPSSCLVIEDSLPGVTAGKTAEMEVVVVPSLPKQSHLYTAADEVINSLLDLRLEKWGLPPFEDWVEGTLPVDPWYIGGPVVKGFGRGSKVLGIPTANLSTEGYSDLLSEYPAGVYFGWAGLSARGVFKMVMSIGWNPYFNNKEKAIEPWLLHDFNEDFYGEELRLVIVGYIRPEVNFSSLESLVAKIHEDRRVAERALDLPLYSSFKNDSYLRSS; this is encoded by the exons ATGTCGGTGGCGAAGAAGTTGATTAGATGCGTCATCCTTGACTTGGACGGCACGCTGCTCAACAcag ATGGCATCGTAGGCAACGTTTTGAAGGTTATGTTAGGTAAATACGGAAAGGAATGGGACGGAAGAGAAGCTCAGAAGATAATTGGAACGACGCCGTTTGAGGCCGCTGCTGCGGTTGTGCAAGATTATCAACTTCCCTGCTCCGCCATTGAATTCCTCTCCGAAATTTCGCCACTCTTCTCTGACCA GTGGTGCAACATTAAAGCACTTCCTGGTGCTAATAGGTTGGTTAAACATTTGAAGAGTCATGGAGTTCCTATGGCCTTGGCGTCAAACTCTCCAAGGGAAAGCATCGAAGCCAAAATATCCTATCATGATG GATGGAAGAATTCTTTCTCTGTTATAATTGGTGGAGATGAAGTAAGAACAGGGAAACCTTCCCCTGAAAT ATTCCTTGAAGCTGCTAGGAGGTTAAACATGGAGCCTTCCAGCTGTCTTGTTATTGAAGACTCTCT ACCTGGGGTTACTGCAGGAAAGACTGCTGAAATGGAAGTAGTTGTTGTACCATCACTTCCAAAACAGTCGCATCTCTATACTGCAGCAGATGAGGTGATCAATTCCCTACTTGATTTGCGACTCGAAAAGTGGGGTCTGCCTCCATTTGAAGATT GGGTGGAGGGAACTTTGCCCGTAGATCCCTGGTATATTGGTGGTCCTGTTGTCAAGGGATTTGGTCGTGGCTCAAAGGTACTTGGGATCCCTACAG CCAATTTATCAACAGAGGGCTATTCAGATCTCCTTTCAGAGTATCCTGCAGGTGTTTATTTTGGTTGGGCTGGATTGTCGGCAAGAGGTGTTTTTAAAATGGTGATGAGCATTGGTTGGAATCCATAtttcaacaacaaagaaaaggcTATA GAACCATGGTTACTCCATGACTTTAATGAAGATTTCTATGGGGAAGAACTGCGGCTTGTTATAGTTGGTTACATACGTCCCGAG GTCAATTTTTCATCCCTTGAAAGCTTGGTAGCTAAAATTCATGAAGATCGAAGAGTTGCTGAGAGGGCTCTTGATCTTCCCTTATATTCAAGTTTTAAGAATGATTCGTATTTGAGAAGCTCttag